The region TGTCCCCGTGGAACTGCCGCCGACCCGCGCGGATCTCTATCGGTGACCCTGTCGATCAGGGCTTACGAGGCGGGGGACCTGCCCGCCCTGATCGAGCTGTTTCGCGGCGCGGTGCGCGGGGTGGCCGCGCGCGATTACACGCCCGCCCAGATCCTGGCCTGGGCGCCGGACGACCTCGAAGCGGACGACTGGCTCCCGCGGCTGGCCGCCAAGCGGACCTGGGTCGCCCGTATCGCCGGTGAGCCGATGGGGTTCAGCGACCTGGAAGCGGACGGCCACATCGACATGATGTTCGTCCACGCCGGGCACCAGGGCCAGGGCATCGCCACCCGCCTGCTGGCGACGGTCGAGGCGGCCGCCCGCGCCGCCGGCCTACCCCGCCTCCATACCGAGGCGAGCATCACCGCCCGGCCGTTCTTCGCGCGGCGCGGCTTCACGGTGATCACCGCGCAGAGCGTTTCCCTGGGCGACCAGCAGCTCACCAACTACCGAATGGAAAAATTCCTCTAGCCTTGTCGGGACAAATGCTGCCAGACCCCGCGACGGCCCAATGGATTCCGGCCTTCGCCGGAATGACGCCATAACCCCAAGCTGTCATCCCGGACTTGATCCGGGATCCATTGGGCCGTCGCGGGGTATTGGGGTCAAACACTCGGGCAGTTATCCATGTCGAGGGGGAGAGGCTCCGCATTGCCCTCGGCCCAGCGGACGGCGAAAACAACAGGCCGATCTGCATATTCCGGCCTGCCGTGCAGAGGGTAGAAGCGCTCGGCCCCCGAGACCCGCCGACAGCGAAGCAAGTGGGGCGGTCGGCAGGCTCGATGGATGCATATTTGAAGCAGATCATCGGCGTACCTGCCTCGATGCTGCCAAAAGCGGCAGGCAATTGGTCAACCCACCATTTTCCGGCGTGAAGGCACTGGTATTGGCGATAAGCCGATCGGCCGTCGGGCGAATAGAATTCTGCGACACGCTCGCCATCGGCGTAACGCGCATAAAGGGTGCGGCCGCTGAAGAGCGATCTGAGGGCTGTCGGATCGCGAATCAAATCCAGATTCGATGCTGCCGCCGGTGTAAGAGCGCTGCTGATCAAGGCAACAAGGAGGGCGAGGGCGCGCATGCCGGCAATTCTCCTCTCTTCTATCGCCCCTGATATGCACCCATGGCGCCGCCGAGGGAAGGGGCGGGGGCTTTCGCCCGGCATCGGGAGAGGCCTAAGATGCACGCCCTGAGCAGCATGGAGGATCGTCATGGTCGAACTCAAGGACCGCAGCCTGTTCCGCACCCGGAACTATATCGACGGCG is a window of Oleomonas cavernae DNA encoding:
- a CDS encoding GNAT family N-acetyltransferase encodes the protein MTLSIRAYEAGDLPALIELFRGAVRGVAARDYTPAQILAWAPDDLEADDWLPRLAAKRTWVARIAGEPMGFSDLEADGHIDMMFVHAGHQGQGIATRLLATVEAAARAAGLPRLHTEASITARPFFARRGFTVITAQSVSLGDQQLTNYRMEKFL